The following nucleotide sequence is from Drosophila simulans strain w501 chromosome 3L, Prin_Dsim_3.1, whole genome shotgun sequence.
ATAAAAATGAGGCACAGACTAAAAAGCGCTCAGTTGaatttcagcaatttttgGGGAGCAGCAAAAATGGCTGCACGACATTTTAGTCTTCTTCTAGCACTACTCATACTATATGATTTAATTCCTGGTAATCAAGGAGTAAGTATTTGCTGCCACGCAATAATTTGATAATTAATTTAGTTGTTGTGCCTGTTATTAGGTGGAAATTAATCCTACGATCATAAAGCAGGTGAGAAAACTGCGAGTACGATGTTTAAATCAGACAGGAGCTTCTGTAGGTAAGTGactttttttgttagtttaaacaaaatggTTTAAATTCCCTACACTACAGAGATGATTGACAAGTCGGTGAAAGATAGAATACTACCCACAGATCCCCAGATTAAGTGCTTTCTCTACTGCATGTTTGATATGTTCGGATTGGTTTGTGACCCTTACAAAACTTGGAATAATTTCCTATTCATGAAAAATTACTTTCCCTATAGATGGATTCACAAAACATCATGCACTTGGAAGCTCTGTTGGAGGTTTTACCCGAGGAAATACACAAAACTATTAACGGATTGGTCGATTCGTGTGGAACTCAGAGTA
It contains:
- the LOC6737813 gene encoding general odorant-binding protein 69a — its product is MRHRLKSAQLNFSNFWGAAKMAARHFSLLLALLILYDLIPGNQGVEINPTIIKQVRKLRVRCLNQTGASVEMIDKSVKDRILPTDPQIKCFLYCMFDMFGLMDSQNIMHLEALLEVLPEEIHKTINGLVDSCGTQKGKDGCETAYETVKCYIAVNGKFIWEEIIVLLG